The Magnolia sinica isolate HGM2019 chromosome 10, MsV1, whole genome shotgun sequence genome includes a window with the following:
- the LOC131217556 gene encoding wall-associated receptor kinase-like 1 — MTDEWQGRAAALYRGHRAGRRDERQGLASSDRGVTTPPAPYLYQRVSAFMLCSLMWPCPACYTRVGVESATATAAPPFELLPINLKSNLANVRAKHLTKNGGILLQRQFSSLHGSTRSPKIYSAQELKKATNNYNISNILGSGGNGSVYKGILKNGSVVAIKKSQVVDKSHIDQFINEVVILTEINHRNIVKLLGCCLETQVPMLVYEFISNGTLYQKIHENDDPSECLSWQSRFRIAVETACALSYLHSSTSTPIFHRDIKSSNILLDKNYTPKVADFGISRLVPLDKTKVSTMVLGTFGYLDPQYFNTGKLTEKSDVYSFGVVLLELLTGKKPICPDSSIEYHNICPDSSIEYHNLPMIFLSHVRNDNFVEILDDKVVREGKMEELQAVAGIARRCLRVKGQERPTMKEVVQELITLSSEHVQTEHECEAHEW, encoded by the exons gtgactaCTCCACCTGCTCCGTATCTCTATCAGCGTGTCTCAGCCTTCATGCtctgctcactcatgtggccgtGCCCAGCATGCTACACACGTGTAggggtggaatccgctacagccactgcagctccaccctTTGAACTGCTTCCGATCAATCT GAAGTCAAATCTGGCAAATGTTCGAGCAAAACACCTCACAAAGAATGGAGGCATCTTGTTACAACGACAATTCTCTTCTCTCCATGGATCTACTAGATCCCCAAAAATCTATTCCGCTCAAGAGCTCAAAAAGGCCACAAACAACTATAATATCAGCAATATATTAGGTAGTGGTGGGAATGGTTCTGTCTACAAAGGAATCCTCAAGAATGGCTCAGTAGTAGCCATTAAGAAGTCTCAAGTCGTAGATAAAAGCCACATCGATCAGTTCATAAACGAAGTTGTCATTCTAACTGAAATCAATCATAGGAATATAGTGAAGCTATTGGGCTGTTGTTTGGAGACGCAAGTTCCCATGTTGGTTTATGAGTTCATCTCAAACGGAACTTTATACCAGAAAATCCACGAAAATGATGATCCTTCGGAGTGTCTTTCTTGGCAATCACGCTTTCGAATCGCAGTCGAAACTGCATGTGCTCTTTCCTACCTTCATTCTTCTACTTCCACACCCATATTCCATAGAGACATTAAGTCCTCCAACATACTTTTGGACAAGAACTATACTCCAAAGGTAGCCGATTTTGGAATTTCAAGATTAGTTCCACTTGACAAGACAAAGGTCTCAACTATGGTGCTTGGAACGTTTGGATACTTGGATCCCCAATACTTCAATACTGGAAAATTAACGGAAAAGAGTGACGTTTATAGCTTTGGGGTGGTTTTACTTGAGCTTTTAACGGGGAAGAAGCCTATTTGCCCTGATTCATCAATTGAGTATCATAATATTTGCCCTGATTCATCAATTGAGTATCATAATTTGCCAATGATCTTTTTATCTCATGTTAGGAATGATAACTTCGTAGAGATTTTGGATGACAAAGTAGTGAGAGAAGGAAAAATGGAGGAATTACAAGCTGTAGCGGGCATTGCAAGACGATGCCTACGAGTGAAAGGCCAAGAGAGGCCCACGATGAAGGAGGTTGTGCAAGAACTTATTACTTTGTCTAGTGAGCATGTGCAAACAGAACATGAGTGTGAGGCACACgaatggtga